One window of Dendropsophus ebraccatus isolate aDenEbr1 chromosome 13, aDenEbr1.pat, whole genome shotgun sequence genomic DNA carries:
- the PPM1A gene encoding protein phosphatase 1A isoform X1 translates to MGAFLDKPKMEKHNAEGHGNGLRYGLSSMQGWRVEMEDAHTAVIGLPNGLDGWSFFAVYDGHAGSQVAKYCCEHLLDHITSNQDFKGTDGQLSVESVKSGIRTGFLQIDEHMRVISEKKHGADRSGSTAVGVMISPHHIYFINCGDSRGLLCRSKKVHFFTQDHKPSNPLEKERIQNAGGSVMIQRVNGSLAVSRALGDFDYKCVHGKGPTEQLVSPEPEVYEIERSEEDDQFIILACDGIWDVMGNEELCDFVRSRLEVTDDLEKVCNEIVDTCLYKGSRDNMSVILICFPSAPKVSPEAVKREAELDKYLESRVEEIIKKQGEEGVPDLVHVMRTLATENIPNLPPGGELASKRSVIEAVYNKLNPYRNDDTASKCLASYYFHYSAEDEKPFLDCESPREPVW, encoded by the exons ATGGGGGCGTTTTTGGACAAGCCAAAGATGGAAAAGCATAATGCCGAAGGGCATGGAAATGGATTGCGTTATGGGCTAAGTAGCATGCAAGGTTGGAGGGTTGAAATGGAAGATGCACATACAGCTGTCATTGGATTGCCAAATGGACTTGACGGATGGTCTTTCTTTGCTGTCTATGATGGTCACGCTGGTTCCCAGGTTGCCAAATACTGCTGTGAGCATTTGCTTGATCACATTACAAGCAACCAAGACTTCAAAGGGACTGATGGACAGCTCTCTGTGGAAAGTGTAAAAAGTGGAATCAGAACAGGTTTTCTTCAAATTGATGAACACATGAGAGTTATTTCTGAGAAGAAACATGGTGCTGATAGAAGTGGGTCAACAGCTGTGGGTGTTATGATCTCGCCACATCACATTTATTTTATCAACTGTGGAGACTCCAGAGGCTTACTTTGTAGAAGCAAGAAAGTTCATTTCTTTACGCAGGATCACAAACCAAGTAATCCCCTTGAAAAGGAGCGTATACAGAATGCTGGTGGCTCTGTAATGATTCAACGTGTAAATGGGTCTCTTGCCGTTTCAAGGGCTCTAGGTGACTTTGACTACAAATGTGTCCACGGAAAAGGCCCTACAGAGCAGCTTGTTTCACCAGAGCCCGAAGTTTATGAAATTGAGCGATCTGAAGAAGATGACCAGTTCATAATTCTTGCATGTGATGGCATATGGGATGTCATGGGAAATGAAGAGTTATGTGATTTCGTAAGATCCAGACTTGAAGTTACTGATGACCTTGAAAAAGTATGCAATGAAATAGTTGACACCTGCTTGTACAAG GGAAGCCGAGACAACATGAGCGTCATACTGATCTGTTTTCCAAGTGCTCCAAAAGTCTCACCCGAGGCAGTGAAAAGAGAAGCAGAATTGGACAAGTACCTGGAAAGCAGAGTAGAAG AGATCATAAAGAAGCAGGGTGAAGAAGGTGTACCAGACTTAGTCCATGTGATGCGTACATTAGCCACTGAGAACATCCCTAACCTCCCGCCTGGAGGTGAATTGGCAAGCAA GCGGAGTGTAATTGAAGCAGTGTACAACAAACTGAACCCATATAGAAATGATGACACT GCTTCTAAATGCTTGGCCTCTTACTACTTCCATTACAGTGCAGAGGATGAAAAGCCTTTCCTAGATTGTGAGAGTCCTAGAGAACCTGTGTGGTGA
- the PPM1A gene encoding protein phosphatase 1A isoform X2 yields the protein MGAFLDKPKMEKHNAEGHGNGLRYGLSSMQGWRVEMEDAHTAVIGLPNGLDGWSFFAVYDGHAGSQVAKYCCEHLLDHITSNQDFKGTDGQLSVESVKSGIRTGFLQIDEHMRVISEKKHGADRSGSTAVGVMISPHHIYFINCGDSRGLLCRSKKVHFFTQDHKPSNPLEKERIQNAGGSVMIQRVNGSLAVSRALGDFDYKCVHGKGPTEQLVSPEPEVYEIERSEEDDQFIILACDGIWDVMGNEELCDFVRSRLEVTDDLEKVCNEIVDTCLYKGSRDNMSVILICFPSAPKVSPEAVKREAELDKYLESRVEEIIKKQGEEGVPDLVHVMRTLATENIPNLPPGGELASKRSVIEAVYNKLNPYRNDDTDSVSTDDMW from the exons ATGGGGGCGTTTTTGGACAAGCCAAAGATGGAAAAGCATAATGCCGAAGGGCATGGAAATGGATTGCGTTATGGGCTAAGTAGCATGCAAGGTTGGAGGGTTGAAATGGAAGATGCACATACAGCTGTCATTGGATTGCCAAATGGACTTGACGGATGGTCTTTCTTTGCTGTCTATGATGGTCACGCTGGTTCCCAGGTTGCCAAATACTGCTGTGAGCATTTGCTTGATCACATTACAAGCAACCAAGACTTCAAAGGGACTGATGGACAGCTCTCTGTGGAAAGTGTAAAAAGTGGAATCAGAACAGGTTTTCTTCAAATTGATGAACACATGAGAGTTATTTCTGAGAAGAAACATGGTGCTGATAGAAGTGGGTCAACAGCTGTGGGTGTTATGATCTCGCCACATCACATTTATTTTATCAACTGTGGAGACTCCAGAGGCTTACTTTGTAGAAGCAAGAAAGTTCATTTCTTTACGCAGGATCACAAACCAAGTAATCCCCTTGAAAAGGAGCGTATACAGAATGCTGGTGGCTCTGTAATGATTCAACGTGTAAATGGGTCTCTTGCCGTTTCAAGGGCTCTAGGTGACTTTGACTACAAATGTGTCCACGGAAAAGGCCCTACAGAGCAGCTTGTTTCACCAGAGCCCGAAGTTTATGAAATTGAGCGATCTGAAGAAGATGACCAGTTCATAATTCTTGCATGTGATGGCATATGGGATGTCATGGGAAATGAAGAGTTATGTGATTTCGTAAGATCCAGACTTGAAGTTACTGATGACCTTGAAAAAGTATGCAATGAAATAGTTGACACCTGCTTGTACAAG GGAAGCCGAGACAACATGAGCGTCATACTGATCTGTTTTCCAAGTGCTCCAAAAGTCTCACCCGAGGCAGTGAAAAGAGAAGCAGAATTGGACAAGTACCTGGAAAGCAGAGTAGAAG AGATCATAAAGAAGCAGGGTGAAGAAGGTGTACCAGACTTAGTCCATGTGATGCGTACATTAGCCACTGAGAACATCCCTAACCTCCCGCCTGGAGGTGAATTGGCAAGCAA GCGGAGTGTAATTGAAGCAGTGTACAACAAACTGAACCCATATAGAAATGATGACACT GATTCTGTGTCAACTGATGACATGTGGTAA